In one Gossypium hirsutum isolate 1008001.06 chromosome D09, Gossypium_hirsutum_v2.1, whole genome shotgun sequence genomic region, the following are encoded:
- the LOC107890661 gene encoding methylsterol monooxygenase 1-1, whose product MLPFDTIEEAATLLGRNLTVAETMWFKYSAKKSDYYLYCHNILFLFLIFSVVPLPLVFVEMMRSLGFDKYKIQPKVSLSLPEMFKCYKDVMRMFVLVVGPLQLVSYPSIKIIGIRTGLPLPSLWEIVAQLTVYFMIEDYTNYWIHRFLHGKWGYEKIHRVHHEYTAPIGFAAPYAHWLEVLILGIPSFLGPAIVPGHMITFWLWIALRQIEAIETHSGYDFPWTPTRFIPFYGGADYHDYHHYVGGQSQSNFASVFTYCDYIYGTDKGYRYHKKVLRKLKEGSKVDGAQNGGSYYYPTQDLKSE is encoded by the exons ATGTTGCCGTTCGACACAATCGAGGAGGCTGCTACATTATTGGGACGGAACCTAACGGTGGCCGAGACGATGTGGTTCAAGTACTCGGCTAAAAAGTCGGATTACTATCTTTACTGCCACAACATCTTGTTTTTGTTCCTCATATTTTCTGTGGTTCCTTTGCCGCTCGTTTTTGTTGAGATGATGAGATCTTTGGGTTTCGATAAATACAAGATTCAACCCAAAGTTAGCCTGTCGTTGCCTGAGATGTTCAAATGTTACAAGGATGTTATGCGGATGTTTGTTCTTGTTGTGGGTCCTTTGCAGTTAGTCTCTTATCCTTCAATTAAG ATTATCGGGATTCGAACAGGGCTGCCATTACCATCGTTGTGGGAGATTGTGGCACAGTTGACCGTATATTTCATGATAGAAGATTATACCAATTACTGGATTCACAGGTTCCTCCATGGTAAATGGGGCTACGAGAAAATTCATCGGGTTCACCACGAATACACTGCTCCAATCGGCTTTGCCGCACCATATGCACATTGGTTGGAAGTTTTGATCCTCGGGATTCCTTCTTTTCTTGGTCCAGCAATTGTTCCGGGGCATATGATCACGTTTTGGTTATGGATAGCTTTACGGCAAATCGAAGCAATAGAGACACACAGTGG GTATGACTTCCCTTGGACTCCCACAAGATTTATCCCATTTTACGGCGGTGCAGATTACCATGATTATCATCACTATGTTGGAGGACAAAGCCAGAGCAACTTTGCTTCAGTTTTTACTTATTGTGATTATATCTATGGCACTGACAAG GGCTATCGATATCATAAGAAGGTCTTAAGGAAG TTGAAAGAGGGGTCTAAAGTTGATGGTGCTCAAAACGGAGGCTCATACTATTATCCTACTCAAGATCTTAAATCCGAATAG
- the LOC107890662 gene encoding protein cornichon homolog 4 — translation MGDLFIWILSFFILIALIVLLVYQLMCLADLEFDYINPYDSSSRINSVVLPEFVVQGILCLFYLLTGHWIMALISAPYLYYNVRLHAQRQHLVDVTEIFNLLHREKKRRLFKLAYLVVLLFFDIFWMIWSAIEDDDD, via the exons ATGGGAGATCTCTTTATATggattctttctttcttcatcctCATTGCCCTTATTGTTCTCCTTGTTTATCAG CTTATGTGCTTGGCTGATTTAGAATTCGATTACATCAATCCCTACGATTCTTCATCGCGGATAAACAGCGTGGTCTTACCGGAATTTGTAGTACAAGGaattttatgtttattctatCTGTTAACGGGGCATTGGATCATGGCGCTGATATCTGCTCCGTATTTATACTACAATGTTAGACT TCACGCACAGAGACAGCACCTGGTAGATGTCACCGAGATATTTAATTTGCTTCATAGGGAGAAGAAGCGACGCCTTTTTAAACTCGCCTACCTCGTCGTTCTCCTCTTTTTCGATATATTCTG GATGATCTGGTCCGCGATTGAAGACGATGATGATTAA